In Centropristis striata isolate RG_2023a ecotype Rhode Island chromosome 1, C.striata_1.0, whole genome shotgun sequence, one DNA window encodes the following:
- the LOC131969639 gene encoding small integral membrane protein 28-like: MRVLLESSWMRFGPAGRGSYDWVTGPPPTQEKQGHNWNELVEDGKMELVLYVVVPVASVLLLALLAGLVYRRCSRSKLSLANIIALDLEDAEGSAEFLSSLTRNAERHTSTSSDGSDGVFVMVYLPPPYEETLTKITRAASLSSSKDVESIKIEDLEAKLCPELKASGRFV; encoded by the exons ATGCGAGTACTTCTGGAGAGCAGCTGGATGAGGTTCGGACCAGCAGGCAGAGGCTCGTACGACTGGGTGACAGGTCCACCTCCAACACAGGAGAAGCAG GGCCACAACTGGAATGAGTTGGTCGAGGATGGGAAGATGGAGCTGGTGCTCTACGTGGTCGTCCCCGTGGCCTCTGTCCTCCTGCTGGCTCTCCTCGCCGGTCTGGTTTACCGCCGGTGTTCCCGCAGCAAACTGAGCCTGGCCAACATCATCGCTCTGGACCTGGAGGACGCAGAAGGCAGTGCCGAGTTCCTCTCCTCGCTGACCCGGAACGCAGAGCGCCACACCAGCACCAGCTCCGATGGCTCGGACGGAGTCTTCGTCATGGTTTACCTGCCTCCGCCCTACGAGGAGACGCTCACTAAGATCACCCGCGCTGCCAGCCTCTCCAGCTCCAAGGATGTGGAGTCAATAAAGATTGAAGACCTGGAGGCCAAGCTGTGTCCGGAGCTCAAGGCCAGCGGTAGATTTGTGTGA